In the genome of Andrena cerasifolii isolate SP2316 chromosome 5, iyAndCera1_principal, whole genome shotgun sequence, one region contains:
- the LOC143368811 gene encoding mesoderm induction early response protein 1 isoform X5 has protein sequence MGPATEMMVNDFDDERTLDEEEALEGSEDSHNELSNLQKEGDMPLKDLLAMYGYGDPSTENSNSSDRLLIPSGSGDPEVEGQYSDKGDNDADDDDDDDEADAPSNEPDLKQFYTEMLVKGKDSKSLVSGSAMKGSNASSVGTGDNSRRHRIHDDEDDDDEGEVEGEGEGEGEECSMIGGCGNNENVRTPATLGSTGTAKCGGIPGLGSCTTDENTVTGVESSAGGSTVDGGEDGIVSGSIGSGTSRLLRSVSRPQSEEEEDDCDYSPDEDEWKKTIMVGSDYQAAIPEGLCRYDDALPYENEDKMLWDPSHIPEEETEEFLERAQLPAVKGGSLPTGSHIRDDEQALYLLLQCGYNLEEALRRRRMNVVPPTDAVSLWSEEECHNFESGLRSYGKDFHLIQKNKVRTRSVGELVQFYYLWKKTERHDIFTYKARLEKKKYALHPGITRDYMDRFLEEQEGVRDRSSSPNVHCLLYGDAKRQRSTTSTTNNDEPKSVEQWDGPVDSLADQNGPTPAPPPLPPPPPPPLTSGAVTVSPSTAVSTTLSTPVYCTPLTRHSDCPSSDSSCANPHTWSTIACRSHSTSSIVTTITINTTPSTVPLVTAVGATSTVTTSSIVTSIASNNFYHPRVTSRSNDSHDSPSPENILPHLPP, from the exons ATGGGTCCGGCTACAGAAATGATGGTAAATGATTTTGATGATGAACGGACGTTAGACGAAGAAGAAGCTTTAGAAGGTAGTGAAGATTCTCACAACGAGTTGTCCAACTTACAAAAG GAAGGTGATATGCCACTAAAAGATCTACTTGCCATGTACGGATACGGGGATCCGTCCACAGAGAATTCCAACAGTTCCGATCGATTATTGATTCCATCTGGAAGCGGCGATCCAGAAGTGGAAGGGCAGTATTCGGATAAGGGTGACAATGACgcggatgacgacgacgacgacgacgaagcggATGCGCCCAGTAACGAGCCAGATCTCAAACAATTTTACACAGAAATGTTGGTAAAGGGGAAAGATTCAAAGTCGTTGGTGTCGGGATCAGCAATGAAAGGAAGCAACGCCAGTAGCGTAGGTACTGGGGACAATAGTAGACGGCACAGAATTCACGACGATGAAGACGACGATGACGAAGGTGAAGTCGAAGGCGAAGGTGAAGGCGAAGGCGAAGAATGTTCCATGATTGGCGGTTGTGGCAACAATGAAAATGTGAGGACACCAGCAACATTGGGGAGTACTGGCACCGCTAAATGCGGCGGTATACCCGGACTTGGTAGCTGTACAACGGACGAGAACACTGTTACTGGAGTAGAAAGTAGCGCCGGGGGTAGTACGGTAGACGGAGGTGAAGATGGAATAGTGAGTGGTAGCATAGGTAGTGGCACATCAAGATTATTGCGAAGTGTTTCGCGACCACAgagcgaagaggaagaagacgaCTGTGATTACAGTCCAGACGAAGACGAATGGAAAAAGACAATCATGGTTGGCAGTGATTACCAAGCGGCTATACCGGAAGGCCTTTGCCGTTACGACGATGCTTTACCTTACGAAAACGAGGACAAAATGTTATGGGATCCCAGTCATATACCCGAAGAAGAAACCGAAGAGTTTCTAGAACGAGCACAGTTACCTGCCGTAAAAGGTGGTTCTCTTCCCACAGGGTCTCACATCAGAGATGACGAGCAAGCTTTATATCTATTGTTACAATGTGGCTACAACCTGGAAGAGGCATTAAGAAGACGTAGAATGAACGTTGTACCACCAACGGACGCTGTTAGTCTGTGGTCGGAGGAAGAGTGTCACAATTTTGAGTCTGGGTTACGAAGTTATGGGAAAGATTTTCACCTCATACAAAAGAACAAG GTCAGAACACGATCTGTCGGGGAACTagtgcaattttattatttgtggAAGAAAACAGAACGCCACGATATATTTACGTACAAGGCTCGTTTAGAAAAGAAGAAGTATGCCTTGCATCCTGGCATCAC CAGGGACTATATGGACCGATTTCTGGAGGAGCAAGAGGGTGTTCGCGATCGCAGCAGCTCACCGAATGTTCATTGTTTATTGTACGGTGACGCCAAGCGACAAAGATCAACTACTAGCACTACGAATAACGACGAGCCAAAATCCGTGGAGCAATGGGATGGTCCAGTGGATTCTTTAGCGGATCAGAATGGACCAACGCCAGCACCGCCGCCACTTCCGCCCCCACCTCCACCACCATTGACATCGGGCGCCGTTACTGTATCACCTTCGACTGCTGTTTCAACTACATTGTCGACTCCTGTATATTGCACCCCATTGACTCGTCACTCGGACTGTCCATCGTCCGACTCCAGCTGCGCCAATCCACACACGTGGTCGACTATAGCATGTCGAAGCCACTCTACCTCCTCTATCGTAACCACGATCACCATCAATACAACGCCCAGCACCGTTCCATTGGTCACGGCCGTTGGAGCCACAAGTACAGTCACAACTAGTTCTATAGTCACTTCTATCGCCTCTAATAATTTTTATCATCCACGAGTGACGTCGAGAAGTAACGATTCGCACGACTCTCCTTCACCAGAGAACATTTTACCTCATTTGCCCCCTTAG
- the LOC143368811 gene encoding uncharacterized protein LOC143368811 isoform X6, with the protein MPLKDLLAMYGYGDPSTENSNSSDRLLIPSGSGDPEVEGQYSDKGDNDADDDDDDDEADAPSNEPDLKQFYTEMLVKGKDSKSLVSGSAMKGSNASSVGTGDNSRRHRIHDDEDDDDEGEVEGEGEGEGEECSMIGGCGNNENVRTPATLGSTGTAKCGGIPGLGSCTTDENTVTGVESSAGGSTVDGGEDGIVSGSIGSGTSRLLRSVSRPQSEEEEDDCDYSPDEDEWKKTIMVGSDYQAAIPEGLCRYDDALPYENEDKMLWDPSHIPEEETEEFLERAQLPAVKGGSLPTGSHIRDDEQALYLLLQCGYNLEEALRRRRMNVVPPTDAVSLWSEEECHNFESGLRSYGKDFHLIQKNKVRTRSVGELVQFYYLWKKTERHDIFTYKARLEKKKYALHPGITRDYMDRFLEEQEGVRDRSSSPNVHCLLYGDAKRQRSTTSTTNNDEPKSVEQWDGPVDSLADQNGPTPAPPPLPPPPPPPLTSGAVTVSPSTAVSTTLSTPVYCTPLTRHSDCPSSDSSCANPHTWSTIACRSHSTSSIVTTITINTTPSTVPLVTAVGATSTVTTSSIVTSIASNNFYHPRVTSRSNDSHDSPSPENILPHLPP; encoded by the exons ATGCCACTAAAAGATCTACTTGCCATGTACGGATACGGGGATCCGTCCACAGAGAATTCCAACAGTTCCGATCGATTATTGATTCCATCTGGAAGCGGCGATCCAGAAGTGGAAGGGCAGTATTCGGATAAGGGTGACAATGACgcggatgacgacgacgacgacgacgaagcggATGCGCCCAGTAACGAGCCAGATCTCAAACAATTTTACACAGAAATGTTGGTAAAGGGGAAAGATTCAAAGTCGTTGGTGTCGGGATCAGCAATGAAAGGAAGCAACGCCAGTAGCGTAGGTACTGGGGACAATAGTAGACGGCACAGAATTCACGACGATGAAGACGACGATGACGAAGGTGAAGTCGAAGGCGAAGGTGAAGGCGAAGGCGAAGAATGTTCCATGATTGGCGGTTGTGGCAACAATGAAAATGTGAGGACACCAGCAACATTGGGGAGTACTGGCACCGCTAAATGCGGCGGTATACCCGGACTTGGTAGCTGTACAACGGACGAGAACACTGTTACTGGAGTAGAAAGTAGCGCCGGGGGTAGTACGGTAGACGGAGGTGAAGATGGAATAGTGAGTGGTAGCATAGGTAGTGGCACATCAAGATTATTGCGAAGTGTTTCGCGACCACAgagcgaagaggaagaagacgaCTGTGATTACAGTCCAGACGAAGACGAATGGAAAAAGACAATCATGGTTGGCAGTGATTACCAAGCGGCTATACCGGAAGGCCTTTGCCGTTACGACGATGCTTTACCTTACGAAAACGAGGACAAAATGTTATGGGATCCCAGTCATATACCCGAAGAAGAAACCGAAGAGTTTCTAGAACGAGCACAGTTACCTGCCGTAAAAGGTGGTTCTCTTCCCACAGGGTCTCACATCAGAGATGACGAGCAAGCTTTATATCTATTGTTACAATGTGGCTACAACCTGGAAGAGGCATTAAGAAGACGTAGAATGAACGTTGTACCACCAACGGACGCTGTTAGTCTGTGGTCGGAGGAAGAGTGTCACAATTTTGAGTCTGGGTTACGAAGTTATGGGAAAGATTTTCACCTCATACAAAAGAACAAG GTCAGAACACGATCTGTCGGGGAACTagtgcaattttattatttgtggAAGAAAACAGAACGCCACGATATATTTACGTACAAGGCTCGTTTAGAAAAGAAGAAGTATGCCTTGCATCCTGGCATCAC CAGGGACTATATGGACCGATTTCTGGAGGAGCAAGAGGGTGTTCGCGATCGCAGCAGCTCACCGAATGTTCATTGTTTATTGTACGGTGACGCCAAGCGACAAAGATCAACTACTAGCACTACGAATAACGACGAGCCAAAATCCGTGGAGCAATGGGATGGTCCAGTGGATTCTTTAGCGGATCAGAATGGACCAACGCCAGCACCGCCGCCACTTCCGCCCCCACCTCCACCACCATTGACATCGGGCGCCGTTACTGTATCACCTTCGACTGCTGTTTCAACTACATTGTCGACTCCTGTATATTGCACCCCATTGACTCGTCACTCGGACTGTCCATCGTCCGACTCCAGCTGCGCCAATCCACACACGTGGTCGACTATAGCATGTCGAAGCCACTCTACCTCCTCTATCGTAACCACGATCACCATCAATACAACGCCCAGCACCGTTCCATTGGTCACGGCCGTTGGAGCCACAAGTACAGTCACAACTAGTTCTATAGTCACTTCTATCGCCTCTAATAATTTTTATCATCCACGAGTGACGTCGAGAAGTAACGATTCGCACGACTCTCCTTCACCAGAGAACATTTTACCTCATTTGCCCCCTTAG